In Streptomyces longhuiensis, the following proteins share a genomic window:
- a CDS encoding DUF2637 domain-containing protein, producing MAAPQLTRTHRILIGVVVAGAVVIAGIGFAGSYAAVRSLALQKGFGNFSYVFPIGIDAGICVLLALDLLLTWIRIPFPLLRQTAWLLTAATIAFNGAAAWPDPLGVGMHAVIPILFVVSVEAARHAVGRIADITADKHMEGVRLTRWLLSPLPTFLLWRRMKLWELRSYEQVIKLEQDRLVYQARLHSRFGRAWRRKAPVESLMPLRLARYGVPLAETAPSGLAAAGIEPALLPPAPSPSPAAPVPELERPAPVATGPQPAAVAPGTPAAAAAAAAAAAGEESSPWFATPPQPASYDGGYDPTYVPEQEYEPWYQEQQDDQAPGQVQEQLPAEAFVPAQMQMQAQEPEFPVPSGPNRTRQLGEGIETGEEPPTEEDLYQVFRKSIDGEGGPTPGTFHANVEATFGTSLEPRDLHRYMDLFMQRLNSEFIEDHIA from the coding sequence GTGGCCGCGCCACAGCTGACACGGACGCACCGCATACTCATCGGCGTGGTCGTCGCCGGTGCGGTGGTCATCGCCGGCATCGGTTTCGCGGGTTCGTACGCGGCCGTTCGCTCACTCGCGCTCCAGAAGGGGTTCGGGAACTTCAGCTATGTGTTCCCGATCGGCATCGACGCGGGTATCTGCGTACTGCTCGCCCTGGACCTGCTGCTGACCTGGATCCGCATACCGTTCCCCCTGCTGCGCCAGACGGCGTGGCTGCTGACCGCGGCGACGATCGCGTTCAACGGCGCGGCCGCCTGGCCGGACCCCCTCGGCGTCGGCATGCACGCCGTCATCCCGATCCTGTTCGTCGTCTCGGTCGAGGCCGCGCGGCACGCCGTGGGCCGGATCGCGGACATCACGGCCGACAAGCACATGGAGGGCGTGCGCCTCACGCGCTGGCTGCTCTCCCCGCTGCCCACGTTCCTGCTGTGGCGCCGCATGAAGCTGTGGGAACTGCGCTCCTACGAGCAGGTCATCAAGCTGGAGCAGGACCGTCTCGTCTACCAGGCCCGTCTGCACTCCCGTTTCGGCCGCGCCTGGCGCCGCAAGGCCCCCGTCGAGTCCCTGATGCCGCTGCGCCTCGCGCGCTACGGCGTCCCGCTCGCGGAGACCGCCCCCTCGGGCCTGGCCGCCGCCGGCATCGAGCCCGCGCTGCTGCCCCCGGCACCGTCACCGTCACCGGCCGCCCCCGTACCCGAACTGGAACGCCCCGCTCCCGTGGCCACCGGTCCGCAGCCGGCCGCCGTCGCGCCCGGGACTCCGGCCGCGGCCGCCGCCGCCGCTGCCGCTGCCGCCGGCGAGGAGTCGAGCCCGTGGTTCGCGACCCCGCCTCAGCCGGCGTCGTACGACGGTGGCTACGACCCGACGTACGTGCCTGAGCAGGAGTACGAACCCTGGTACCAGGAGCAGCAGGACGACCAGGCTCCCGGTCAGGTCCAGGAGCAGTTGCCGGCCGAGGCCTTCGTCCCCGCGCAGATGCAGATGCAGGCGCAGGAGCCGGAGTTCCCCGTTCCGTCCGGGCCCAACCGCACCCGCCAGCTCGGTGAGGGCATCGAGACCGGCGAGGAGCCGCCGACGGAGGAGGACCTGTACCAGGTGTTCCGCAAGTCGATAGACGGCGAGGGCGGGCCCACCCCGGGCACGTTCCACGCGAACGTCGAGGCGACGTTCGGAACCAGCCTTGAACCGCGTGACCTGCACCGCTACATGGACCTGTTCATGCAGCGGCTGAACAGCGAGTTCATCGAGGACCACATCGCCTGA
- a CDS encoding GNAT family N-acetyltransferase: protein MTHSTGHRTAAEKMTHIGLVPWADADFDLLLKNNAPEMTAHLGGPETLDQLMDRHRRYLALSTLDGHGRMFRITAGPDAPAAGSIGYWATPWQGERIWETGWGVLPGYQGRGIAAAAARLVAAHAAADRARLRHLHAFPAVDHSASNGVCRSAGFTLRGPCDFEYPKGRAIRCHDWHLDLRTLSRASS from the coding sequence ATGACGCACAGCACCGGACACAGGACGGCCGCGGAAAAGATGACGCACATAGGCCTCGTGCCCTGGGCGGACGCCGACTTCGACCTCCTGCTCAAGAACAACGCGCCCGAGATGACGGCCCACCTCGGCGGCCCCGAGACCCTCGACCAGCTCATGGACCGGCACCGCCGCTACCTCGCCCTGTCCACGCTCGACGGGCACGGCCGGATGTTCCGCATCACCGCGGGACCCGACGCCCCCGCGGCCGGCTCCATCGGCTACTGGGCGACACCGTGGCAGGGCGAACGGATCTGGGAGACCGGCTGGGGCGTCCTCCCCGGCTACCAGGGCCGCGGCATCGCCGCCGCGGCCGCCCGCCTCGTCGCCGCGCACGCGGCCGCCGACCGGGCGCGCCTGCGCCATCTGCACGCGTTCCCGGCCGTCGACCACTCCGCGTCGAACGGCGTCTGCCGCAGCGCCGGCTTCACCCTGCGCGGCCCCTGCGACTTCGAGTACCCGAAGGGCCGCGCGATCCGCTGCCACGACTGGCACCTCGACCTGCGGACCCTCAGCCGAGCTTCTTCGTGA
- a CDS encoding RtcB family protein — protein MSYVEVPGAKVPIRMWTDPASVEDVAMQQLRNVSTLPWIKGLAVMPDVHFGKGATVGSVIAMHGAVCPAAVGVDIGCGMSAVKTSLTANDLPGDLSRLRSKIEQAIPVGRGMHDDPVDPGRLHGFGTGAWDDFWGRFEGVADAVKFREERAAKQMGTLGGGNHFWEFCLDTDNSVWVMLHSGSRNIGKELADHHIGVAQKLSHNQGLVDRDLAVFIAQTPQMAAYRNDLFWAQEYAKYNRAIMMALSLDVIRREFKKAKPTFEPVISCHHNYVSEERYDGMDLLVTRKGAIRAGSGEYGIIPGSMGTGSYIVKGLGNVASFNSASHGAGRRMSRNAAKKQFSTKDLEEQTRGVECRKDSGVVDEIPGAYKPIEKVIDQQRDLVEVVAKLKQVICVKG, from the coding sequence ATGTCGTATGTAGAGGTACCGGGAGCGAAGGTGCCGATCCGGATGTGGACGGATCCGGCGTCGGTCGAGGACGTGGCGATGCAGCAGCTGCGCAATGTCTCGACGTTGCCGTGGATCAAGGGTCTGGCCGTGATGCCCGATGTGCACTTCGGCAAGGGGGCGACGGTCGGCTCGGTCATCGCGATGCACGGCGCGGTCTGCCCGGCGGCGGTGGGCGTGGACATCGGCTGCGGCATGTCGGCGGTGAAGACGTCCCTGACGGCGAATGACCTGCCCGGGGACCTGTCCCGGCTGCGCTCGAAGATCGAGCAGGCGATCCCGGTGGGTCGCGGTATGCACGACGACCCGGTGGATCCGGGGCGGCTGCACGGCTTCGGCACGGGCGCCTGGGACGACTTCTGGGGGCGTTTCGAGGGGGTCGCGGACGCGGTGAAGTTCCGTGAGGAACGGGCCGCGAAGCAGATGGGGACGCTCGGCGGCGGGAACCACTTCTGGGAGTTTTGTCTCGATACCGACAATTCGGTCTGGGTCATGCTCCATTCGGGTTCGCGGAACATCGGCAAGGAACTGGCCGACCACCACATCGGCGTCGCGCAGAAGCTGTCGCACAATCAGGGCCTGGTCGACCGGGACCTCGCGGTGTTCATCGCGCAGACCCCGCAGATGGCGGCGTACCGCAACGACCTGTTCTGGGCGCAGGAATACGCGAAGTACAACCGCGCGATCATGATGGCGCTCTCCCTGGACGTGATTCGCCGCGAGTTCAAGAAGGCGAAGCCGACGTTCGAGCCGGTGATCTCCTGCCACCACAACTATGTGTCGGAGGAGCGCTACGACGGCATGGACCTGCTCGTCACCCGGAAGGGCGCGATCCGTGCGGGTTCCGGTGAGTACGGGATCATCCCGGGCTCGATGGGCACGGGCTCGTACATCGTGAAGGGCCTCGGGAACGTGGCGTCGTTCAACTCGGCGTCGCACGGTGCCGGCCGCAGGATGAGCCGGAACGCCGCGAAGAAGCAGTTCTCGACGAAGGACCTGGAGGAGCAGACGCGGGGCGTGGAGTGCCGTAAGGACTCCGGCGTCGTCGACGAGATCCCGGGTGCCTACAAGCCGATCGAGAAGGTCATCGACCAGCAGCGCGACCTGGTCGAGGTCGTCGCGAAGCTGAAGCAGGTCATCTGCGTGAAGGGCTGA
- a CDS encoding DUF3558 domain-containing protein → MQRKAYVPGVAALLAALLTGCTGGSGATGDATDSKPGDVGTSAVAARPGKYRTLPEPCRQLDKGTLDKMLPGIKQLPEGEQRDKAYEGAATVTYDTDRRVGCRWKDDGADATHRLLVDFERVVSYDNTVSDDTEAGQVFTSKRTDAHLPEPVPTDTTSPTASDSPSAGADKDAGDDSEKAGKKSGKTDDEASDEASGKTDDASSSPSDDSAPGADLQPRALEGLADEAFLDDQLTASASAGGHRTVTVVFRTSNVIVTVEYEQQPGPAAKVPDSKEMQDRAQELAQKLAGTLGG, encoded by the coding sequence GTGCAGCGGAAGGCGTACGTACCCGGCGTCGCCGCGCTCCTCGCAGCGCTGCTCACCGGCTGCACCGGAGGCTCCGGGGCCACCGGTGACGCCACCGACTCCAAGCCCGGCGACGTCGGCACCAGCGCCGTGGCCGCCCGGCCCGGCAAGTACCGCACCCTGCCCGAGCCGTGCCGCCAGCTCGACAAGGGCACCCTCGACAAGATGCTGCCCGGCATCAAGCAGCTCCCAGAGGGCGAGCAGCGCGACAAGGCGTACGAGGGCGCGGCCACGGTCACGTACGACACGGACCGGCGCGTGGGCTGCCGCTGGAAGGACGACGGGGCGGACGCGACGCATCGCCTGCTGGTCGACTTCGAACGGGTCGTGTCCTACGACAACACGGTCAGTGACGACACCGAGGCCGGCCAGGTCTTCACGTCGAAGCGGACCGACGCGCACCTGCCGGAGCCGGTCCCGACGGACACGACGTCGCCGACCGCTTCCGACTCCCCCTCGGCCGGCGCCGACAAGGACGCCGGGGACGACTCGGAGAAGGCAGGGAAGAAGTCGGGCAAGACGGACGACGAAGCCTCGGACGAGGCCTCGGGCAAGACGGACGACGCCTCGTCGAGCCCGTCGGACGACTCCGCTCCGGGCGCCGACCTGCAGCCCCGCGCTCTCGAGGGGCTGGCCGACGAGGCGTTCCTCGACGACCAGCTGACGGCGTCCGCGTCGGCGGGCGGCCACCGCACGGTGACTGTGGTGTTCCGCACGTCCAACGTCATCGTGACCGTCGAGTACGAGCAGCAGCCGGGCCCCGCCGCGAAGGTGCCGGACAGCAAGGAAATGCAGGACAGGGCGCAGGAACTGGCCCAGAAGCTGGCCGGGACGCTGGGCGGGTAA
- a CDS encoding GNAT family N-acetyltransferase — protein sequence MKITDMEPGDPRLGAEVLPVLQELRPHLTGELFSEVYAQGYPQGLRFTAAYTDDGSCAGVAGWRVVANTSALRKLYVDDLVTAERARSGGVGRALLTYLEERARELGCRTLQLDSGTRRTDAHRFYLRERMDITAFHFTKKLG from the coding sequence ATGAAGATCACTGACATGGAGCCCGGCGATCCACGCCTCGGCGCCGAGGTCCTGCCCGTGCTCCAGGAGCTGCGCCCGCACCTGACCGGCGAGCTGTTCTCCGAGGTGTACGCGCAGGGGTACCCGCAAGGGCTGCGGTTCACGGCCGCGTACACCGACGACGGGTCGTGCGCGGGCGTCGCGGGGTGGCGCGTGGTCGCCAACACGAGCGCGCTGCGCAAGCTGTACGTCGACGACCTGGTGACCGCCGAGCGGGCCCGGTCGGGCGGCGTGGGCCGCGCGCTGCTCACGTACCTGGAGGAGCGGGCGCGGGAACTGGGCTGCCGCACGCTCCAGTTGGACTCGGGGACGCGCCGGACGGACGCGCACCGCTTCTATCTGCGGGAGCGCATGGACATCACGGCGTTCCACTTCACGAAGAAGCTCGGCTGA
- a CDS encoding SDR family NAD(P)-dependent oxidoreductase, whose protein sequence is MTAAAPAAASRIAVITGASSGIGAATARQLAAAGYRVVLTARRKDRIETLAAEINDAGHQAAAYALDITDRAAVDEFATAFKTIGVLVNNAGGALGADPVATGDPAEWRQMYETNVIGTLNVTQALLPALTASGDGTVVVLSSTAGHGTYEGGAGYVAAKHAEHVLAETLRLEIVGTPVRVIEVAPGMVKTEEFALTRFGGDTEKAEKVYAGVAEPLSADDVADTITWAVTRPSHVNIDLLVVRPRAQASNTKVHREL, encoded by the coding sequence ATGACCGCCGCCGCGCCCGCAGCCGCCTCCCGCATCGCCGTCATCACCGGCGCGAGCAGCGGAATCGGCGCAGCCACCGCACGACAGCTGGCAGCGGCCGGTTACCGGGTCGTGCTCACCGCGCGCCGCAAGGACCGGATCGAGACGCTGGCCGCCGAGATCAACGACGCGGGCCACCAGGCGGCGGCCTACGCGCTCGACATCACGGACCGTGCCGCGGTCGACGAGTTCGCCACCGCCTTCAAGACCATCGGCGTCCTCGTGAACAACGCGGGCGGCGCGCTCGGCGCGGACCCCGTGGCGACGGGCGACCCCGCCGAGTGGCGCCAGATGTACGAGACGAACGTCATCGGCACGCTGAACGTCACCCAGGCCCTGCTCCCCGCGCTCACCGCGAGCGGCGACGGCACGGTCGTCGTCCTCTCCTCCACGGCCGGGCACGGCACGTACGAGGGCGGCGCCGGCTACGTGGCGGCCAAGCACGCCGAGCACGTCCTCGCCGAGACCCTGCGCCTGGAGATCGTCGGCACCCCGGTCCGCGTCATCGAGGTCGCGCCCGGCATGGTCAAGACCGAGGAGTTCGCCCTGACCCGCTTCGGCGGCGACACCGAGAAGGCCGAGAAGGTCTACGCGGGCGTCGCCGAGCCGCTCTCGGCGGACGACGTGGCCGACACCATCACCTGGGCGGTCACCCGCCCCAGCCACGTGAACATCGACCTGCTCGTCGTCCGCCCCCGCGCCCAGGCCTCCAACACCAAGGTCCACAGGGAGCTGTGA
- a CDS encoding TIGR03086 family metal-binding protein — translation MNDIHGDNGRLGNPRGIGDLLDVAVERAVPVVRALPDGCLEAATPCAEFDVKALVNHLFQVMEQFQRLAAKQDSDFTETADRVAEGPDWRERFGEEARKLVAAWSAPGAEEGTTGAMNMPAATVGSMVLLDLTVHIWDLARATGQEYVPEGEALAVVERLAGTVAELAPTARSMGVFGEAVPEPAGASAFERLLAATGRDPRWAAPVS, via the coding sequence ATGAATGACATCCATGGGGACAACGGGAGACTCGGGAACCCGCGCGGCATCGGCGATCTTCTGGACGTGGCCGTGGAGCGGGCCGTCCCGGTCGTCCGCGCGCTGCCCGACGGCTGTCTCGAAGCGGCGACGCCGTGCGCGGAATTCGATGTGAAGGCCCTGGTCAACCACCTCTTCCAGGTGATGGAGCAGTTCCAGCGGCTGGCCGCGAAGCAGGACTCCGATTTCACGGAGACCGCGGACCGGGTGGCCGAGGGGCCCGACTGGCGTGAGCGGTTCGGCGAGGAGGCCCGCAAGCTGGTGGCGGCATGGTCGGCGCCGGGTGCCGAGGAGGGGACGACCGGCGCGATGAACATGCCGGCGGCCACGGTCGGCTCCATGGTCCTGCTCGATCTGACCGTGCACATCTGGGACCTGGCGCGGGCGACGGGGCAGGAGTACGTGCCCGAGGGGGAGGCGCTCGCCGTCGTGGAGCGGCTGGCCGGGACCGTCGCGGAGCTGGCGCCGACGGCTCGGTCGATGGGGGTGTTCGGGGAGGCGGTGCCGGAGCCCGCGGGGGCGTCGGCGTTCGAGCGGCTGCTCGCGGCGACCGGGCGGGATCCGCGGTGGGCGGCGCCGGTGAGCTGA
- a CDS encoding YnfA family protein gives MLVARSALLFVLAALFEIGGAWLVWQGVREHRGWAWIGAGVIALGVYGFVATLQPDGEFGRILAAYGGVFVAGSIAWGMVADGYRPDRWDVTGALICLAGMAVIMYAPRGGR, from the coding sequence ATGCTTGTCGCCCGCTCAGCGCTCCTCTTCGTCCTCGCCGCCCTCTTCGAGATCGGCGGCGCCTGGCTCGTCTGGCAGGGCGTGCGCGAACACAGGGGATGGGCGTGGATCGGCGCGGGCGTCATCGCCCTCGGCGTCTACGGGTTCGTGGCCACGCTCCAGCCCGACGGCGAGTTCGGCCGCATCCTCGCCGCGTACGGAGGCGTCTTCGTCGCGGGCTCGATCGCCTGGGGCATGGTCGCGGACGGCTACCGGCCCGACCGCTGGGACGTCACCGGAGCCCTCATCTGCCTGGCCGGCATGGCCGTGATCATGTACGCGCCCCGCGGCGGCCGGTGA
- a CDS encoding helix-turn-helix domain-containing protein translates to MAAPSRGTRGIVDPNELLTRVRFRRHEPAEPLRHYVENYWFIDWDLSEPYASHIVPHPSVNLTFERYDDEGGAEGPGGPPVGVVTGVALGLFTKKLTGRGRVCGVKFRSGGFRPYAPDVPVIHWTGQELPMGDVFTGAPPDIARAVTGPDDEHARVAALDAFLLARAAAADPQADLAMDLVDRIRTDTTVHRVGEFAAAQGLSVRALQRLFSAYVGVGPKWIILRHRIHQALERADSDAAVDWSALAADLGYADQAHLVRDFTATVGVPPTAYAPRNR, encoded by the coding sequence ATGGCCGCACCCAGCCGTGGCACCCGCGGCATCGTCGACCCGAACGAGCTCCTGACCCGCGTACGGTTCCGCCGCCACGAGCCCGCCGAGCCGCTGCGCCACTACGTCGAGAACTACTGGTTCATCGACTGGGACCTCTCCGAGCCCTACGCGTCCCACATCGTCCCGCACCCCTCGGTCAACCTGACCTTCGAGCGCTACGACGACGAGGGCGGCGCCGAAGGCCCCGGCGGACCGCCCGTCGGCGTGGTCACCGGCGTCGCGCTCGGCCTGTTCACCAAGAAGCTGACCGGCCGCGGCCGGGTGTGCGGGGTGAAGTTCCGCAGCGGAGGCTTCCGGCCCTACGCCCCTGACGTACCGGTCATCCACTGGACCGGCCAGGAACTGCCCATGGGCGACGTGTTCACCGGCGCCCCGCCCGACATCGCGCGAGCGGTCACCGGCCCCGACGACGAGCACGCGCGCGTGGCCGCGCTCGACGCCTTCCTGCTCGCCCGCGCCGCCGCCGCCGACCCGCAGGCCGACCTCGCCATGGACCTCGTCGACCGCATCCGCACCGACACCACCGTGCACCGCGTCGGCGAGTTCGCGGCCGCACAGGGCCTCTCCGTACGGGCCCTGCAACGCCTCTTCTCCGCCTACGTCGGCGTCGGACCGAAGTGGATCATCCTGCGCCACCGCATCCACCAGGCGCTGGAACGCGCCGACTCGGACGCCGCCGTCGACTGGTCCGCTCTCGCGGCCGACCTCGGATACGCCGACCAGGCCCACCTCGTCAGAGATTTCACCGCGACCGTGGGCGTGCCGCCGACGGCCTACGCACCGAGGAACCGATGA
- a CDS encoding DUF3558 domain-containing protein — translation MHRPTKRLTRIFVCAAAVPVILVASGCSSGSDSGDGADKRSSKASASPSDAAAKVKAAAYDSLPQPCAAISKKTLDDLVPEAKSGKAGSSDDESVRGTCSWSSLDNKGVKGSQFRWLNASLMRFDSDAARGSGNKLAHEYFTKQVTDAQSVDGAKSPKAEPVSGTGDEATAVTYELKKKEGTFKQQTVVTRVENVVVTIDYNGAGLAGETTPGADELVKDAEKAAKDAAAAVVSANGAGGSDTAGSASSKPSDKASSEPSEKASAKSSAKPSEKSSSKTSATPSDKASSKS, via the coding sequence ATGCACCGACCGACCAAGCGACTCACCCGCATATTTGTCTGCGCAGCCGCCGTGCCGGTGATCCTCGTGGCATCCGGCTGCTCCTCCGGCTCGGACTCCGGCGACGGGGCCGACAAGCGCTCCTCGAAGGCGTCGGCCTCCCCGAGTGACGCGGCCGCCAAGGTGAAGGCGGCGGCGTACGACTCGCTGCCGCAGCCGTGCGCCGCGATCTCGAAGAAGACGCTCGACGATCTCGTCCCGGAGGCGAAGTCGGGCAAGGCGGGCTCCTCCGACGACGAGTCGGTGCGGGGCACCTGCTCCTGGTCGAGCCTCGACAACAAGGGCGTGAAGGGGTCGCAGTTCCGCTGGCTCAACGCGTCGCTGATGCGTTTCGACTCGGACGCGGCCCGCGGCAGCGGCAACAAGCTGGCGCACGAGTACTTCACCAAGCAGGTGACCGACGCGCAGTCCGTGGACGGCGCGAAGTCCCCGAAGGCGGAGCCGGTCAGCGGCACGGGCGACGAGGCGACTGCGGTGACGTACGAGCTGAAGAAGAAGGAAGGCACCTTCAAGCAGCAGACGGTCGTCACGCGCGTCGAGAACGTCGTCGTCACGATCGACTACAACGGCGCGGGTCTCGCGGGCGAGACGACGCCGGGCGCCGACGAGCTGGTGAAGGACGCCGAGAAGGCGGCGAAGGACGCCGCCGCGGCGGTCGTCTCGGCGAACGGCGCGGGCGGCTCGGACACCGCCGGTTCCGCGTCGTCGAAGCCGTCGGACAAGGCCTCCTCCGAGCCGTCGGAGAAGGCGTCCGCCAAGTCTTCCGCGAAGCCGTCCGAGAAGTCGTCCTCGAAGACCTCGGCCACGCCGTCGGACAAGGCGTCCTCGAAGTCGTGA